Genomic DNA from Clostridium sp. BJN0013:
TAAAAGTATTACCACATCAGAGGTACCAGGTTTCTCTCTCTTTACATTTTCAAAAGGAGCCGCAGCTATAACTGCACCTATTTCCATTCTTTTTGCCACATATCCTTCATCATATATTTCAGAAACCATTCCAGTAGCAAGACCTATCTGATTTCCATAGGAACTATATCCTTCTGCTGCTCCTATGGTTATTTTTTTCTGTGGAAGTTTTCCTTTTAATGTATCCTCTACCTTAATTCTAGGATCTCCACTTCCTGTAACCCTCATGGCCTGATATACATAGGATCTTCCTGATAGTGGATCACGTATTGCCCCTCCAAGACAGGTTGCAGCTCCTCCAAAAGGCTCAATCTCTGTTGGATGGTTATGAGTTTCATTTTTAAACATTACAAGCCATTTTTCGTTTTTTCCATTTATATCTGCATCTACAACTATACTACATGCATTTATTTCATCTGATTCATCTAAATCTTTTAGTTTTCCATCTTTTCTTAATTTCTTCATGGCAATGGTACCTATATCCATAAGACATTCAGGTTTCTTATTTTCAGCATATATTCTATTTCTTAATTTTAAGTAGTCTTCATAAGTATTTTTTATAGGAGTTGAGAATTTTCCATCTTCAATGGACACATCAGTTAATTCAGTCATAAAAGTAGTATGTCTGCAGTGATCGGACCAATATGTGTCTATTACTTTTATTTCTGTTATAGTAGGATCCCTCATCTCTTTTTCTTTAAAATACCTCTGGCAGAAGATCAAGTCTTCTATACTCATGGCAAGACCTTTGGTTCTTATAAATTCCTCAAGTTCTGCCTTATCTTTTTCTATAAATCCATTTAGTATTTCCACAGATTGCGGTATAACTAATTTACTCTCCAGGCTATCTAATTTATCCAAAGAAGCTTCTCTGGAATCCACAGGATTTATACAGTAATTTTTTATTTTTATAAATTCCTTCTCAGATATATCCCCATAAAGAATATATACTTTTGAGGATACAACCTGAGTTTTTTCACTTTGAGTTAATATTTGAATACATTGAGATGCAGAATCCGCTCTTTGATCATATTGGCCAGGAAGATATTCCACTGCAAAGACTTTCGTATTTTCCTCTATATCCATTTCTTCTTCATATATGTTATCTACAGTTTTTTCTGAAAATATTATATGTTTAGATTCCTCGTACTCCTTATTATTCATATTTTCTATATCATAACGATTTACTACCTTTACATTTTCTAAATGATGGATACTGAGACTTTCTCTAATATCTTTGAGAAGTCCTTGAGCTTCTATGTCAAATCCCTTCTTTTTCTCTACAAACAGTCTTTTAACACCCATTGTACTTTCTCCTTATTTTATTATTTTTTCGAACGTTTACTATATTTTCATCAAAATTATTCGCATACATTATATCATATATATATTTTTTTGTGAATAATATGTAGTATTGTCTTACCTTTTTCCTTTAATAAAAAGTATACCTTGTGTATTTTTACTATTTGCACCTAAATAACTATAGAAAAAATTATTTTCAGAAACTATTCCTTTAACTATGTGACCTGTGGTAGTAAGTATTTCTGTATATTCTCCTACTTCACAGCTTTTTAAGCAACTGCCTCTTAAAAACACATCAGCTATCTTTTTATTCTCATGATAGTGTACTATTTTTACTTCAATAAAAGTCCCTTTTTTTATCACATGGCTCAACCCCATTATATTTATTTTAATAAATTATATTCATAAATATTCTAGAATATTATTAGCTTTGTAAAAATAAATACACTCCAAACTTTAATTTAAATTGAAAAAAGTACTGCCTGCAATAAAGCAGACAGTTATAATTTATAATATACAATTTAAAAAATAATCTATTTATAGAGAGGAAAAGCTGTACATAATTCTATTACCTCTTTTTTAATATCTGACAGGTCAGATTCTCTGTTTTCCACTGCTTTATTAATAAGATAAGCTATTTTTTTCATTTCCTCTTCTTTAAATCCTCTGGTAGTTACAGCTGGAGTACCTATCCTAATTCCACTTGTGATATTGGGTCCTAATTTATCAAAAGGAATAGCATTCTTATTTACAGTTATATTTACCTTATCTAAAAGTTCTTCTGTATCCTTTCCTGTAATATTTTTATTGGTAAGATCTACTAACAAAAGATGATTGTCAGTACCTCCACTCACAAGTCTAAATCCATATTTTACCAGCTCTTCCCCTAAAACTTTAGCATTTTTTATCACTTGCTCTATATATTGTTTATATTCATCTGTTAATGCCTCTCCAAAACAAACTGCCTTAGCAGCTATGATATGCATTAAAGGACCGCCTTGTATTCCTGGAAATATGGTCTTGTCAAGGGCAGCACCATATTTTTCCTTGCATATTATTGCCCCTCCCCTAGGTCCTCTCAATGTTTTATGGGTAGTAGTAGTAACAAAATCTGCATAAGGTACTGGAGATTCATGTTTGCCTGCAGCAACCAGTCCTGCAATATGGGCTATGTCTACCATCATATAAGCTCCCACTTCATCACATATTTCTCTTATCTTCTTAAAATCTATTTTTCTTGGATATGCACTGGCACCGGAGACTATCATCTTAGGCTTGTGCTTAAGAGCCAATTCTCTCATTTCATCATAATCAATTATCTCCGTGTGGCTATTTAATCCATAGGAAACAAAATTGTATAATTTACCTGAAAAACTCACTTTACTTCCATGAGTTAAATGACCACCATGATTTAAACTCATTCCAAGAACTGTATCTCCCGGTTTTAAAACCGACATATAAACAGCCATATTTGCCTGAGAGCCAGAATGAGGCTGTACATTCACATGTTCTGCATTAAAAAGCTTTTTCATTCTATCTCTAGCTAAATCTTCTGCCTTATCTACTATGTAACATCCTCCATAATATCTCTTACCTGGATATCCTTCCGCATATTTATTCGTTAAAAAGGAACCCATGGCTTCCATTACACTTTTACTGGTAAAATTTTCAGAAGCAATAAGTTCTATACCATTTTTTTGTCTTTCCCATTCTTCTTCAATTATTCCATAGACGGCTTTGTCAGTATTTTTCAATTGGCTAAAATCCATGTACTATTCACTCCTTTGAAAATATAAGTTTTAAAATCATTCAGTTTCATTACCATATTACTTTATAACTTCAATTTACACAAGTATACTTTATAAATAACAAAGACAAATTTTATGATATAATAATTGCATTATTTATTTTGTACAGGGAGAATACCAACTATGAATATTGATAAAATAGTAAATCTGGCAGCCCATGCTGGAAAAATAATGCTGGAAAGTGGAGCTGAAATATACAGGGTAGAAGAAACCATAACCAGAATAGGAAACAGCTATAGTATATTCAGCATAGACGCCTTTGTAACTTTAAATGTAATTATAGTATCTGCCTCAAATGAATATGGTGAAACCATATCAGTAATAAAAAGAGTACGCCATAGAACATTGAATTTAGAAAAAATATCCAGGGTAAATACCCTTTCAAGAAATATAAAAGATAATAATTATTCTTTATACAAAGTAGAAATCAAACTATGTAAAATTGAATGCTCCAGCCCTTACAGCTTTAAGGCAACCTTATTATTTTCAGGAACAGCTACCGCTTTTTTTTGTCTTGCCTTTGGAGGAAATATAAAAGATTCCCTGGTATCATTCTTTATAGGGCTTTTAATAAATTTAACCTCTAGAAGTCTTAATTTTCTTCGGGCAAATGAATTCTTTATAAATATACTATGCGGCTCTATCGCTGCTCTAATAGCACTTATAAGTATTAAATACAATATAGGTTCTAACAGAGATACCATAATAATAAGTTCCATTATGCTTTTAGTTCCAGGGCTTTCCATAACGAACGCCATAAGAGATACAATTGCAGGGGATTTGATCTCCGGTATTTCTAGGGGAATAGAGGCCTTTCTGGTAGCTGTAGCCATTGCCATAGGCACAGGAGTTGTATTAAAATTATGGTTTGTTATAGGAGGAATGACTCTATGATAATAAATTCTATATATATCTTAATTGCCACTTTGTCTTTCAGCATACTTGGAAATGTAAGGGGAAAAAATTTAATATTCTCATCCTTAGGTGGAGGATTTACCTGGTTTTTTTATCTACTTTCCTCACATTATTTAATCTACTCCAGTATACTGTGTTTTTTCATAGCTTCAGTATTTGCCTCCATCTATTCAGAAATAATGGCCAGAATATTAAAAACTCCTGCAACAACTTTTATAATATATTCAATTATTCCCTTAGTTCCAGGGTGGGGAATGTATAATACCATGCTTCAATCTATACAAGGCCATATAAATGAATCACTGTCTACAGGCCTTAACACCCTGGAGATTGCAGGAACTATAGCTGTAGGTATATTTTTAGTATCTTCCATATTCAAGACCGCTGCACTTTTTAGAAGAAAACTTTTTAAAATCAATCAGCTTTAATCACTCTGTTTTTATACTGTTTACTTTAAGAACATAGTAAAAGTCTCTAAAAAAGCATCTATAATTATCATTTTTAGCTTTATTATTTTCATCTTCCACCAGGCAGGTCTTGGCATAATTTTTAAGTACCAGACCTCCTACCTTGTTTACTGCTGCTCTCACCGCTGCAATTTGTATTAAAATATCCCTGCAGCATATATCACTTTCAATCATCTTCTCAATGCCTTTTATCTGTCCTTCTATTCTTCTCAATCTAGTCTGAATCTGTTTTTTTTCTTCCAAAAATATCACTCCCAAACGTAATACATACAATAACCCTAATTCAAAACCTTAAGGTTAGTATATATTATAACCTATAAGTGACATAAAAAAAATAAATCCTCTACTCCAAGCTCTTTTTCACCTCCGAAATGAATGTACCTACCTTGTTTAATATTTCTTTTTCATCCCTGCATTTATATATAATATCAATTATGGCACTTCCTATTATTATTCCATCGCAATAAGGTTTAAATTCTCTTGCCATGTCAGGTCCTGAAATTCCAAATCCCAAAGCTTTAGGAAGTTTTGTATAACTGCCTACAAGTTCCATATATTCTTTAATATCTGTTTTGATTTGTTCCCCCACTCCAGTTACCCCATTTTTAGATACACAATATATAAAACCTGAACCTCCACCTGCTATCTCTTTAATTCTTTTTTTTGAAGTGGGTGCCACAAGAGGTATTAAATGAACTTCATATTTTCCCGCTATATCCATTATATCTCCCCTTTCTTCTATAGGAAGATCTGGTATTATAATTCCATTTATGCCTGAGGCAGAAGCTTCAGATATAAACTTTTCCAGACCATATTTAAATATAGAATTATAATACACCAGATACACTAATGGAATATCACTCTTTTCCCTTATTTTTTTTACAGTCTCCATAATATTTTTAATTTTAGCCCCTCTTTCTATTGCTCTTTGGGAAGAACTCTGTATAACAGGACCATCTGCCAGTGGATCAGAGTAAGGTACTCCAATTTCTACTATATCTGCTCCCTTTTTATCCATTTCAAGCACAATATTAACTGTAGCTTTAAGACTAGGATCTCCTGCTGTTACAAAAGGTATAAGTGCTTTTTTATTTTGTTTTTTTAATTCTTCAAATTTAAAATCAATTCTATTCATCTCTATCCTCCATATTGTATAAAATTTTACTCAAATATATTAAGCTCTGCAATAGTATTTACATCCTTATCTCCTCGTCCAGAAATATTTACCACAATTATTTCTTCCCTGGTAAGTTTAGGTGCCAATTTCATAGTATAAGCCAGTGCATGAGAGCTCTCAAGGGCTGGTATTATACCTTCATGCTTACTCAAATATGCAAAAGCTTCCAAGGCCTCCTGGTCCGTAACATAGGTATAATGTGCCCTTTCTGTATCCTTTAAATAAGCATGTTCAGGTCCTACTCCAGGATAATCCAGTCCTGCAGATATAGAATATACAGGAAGTATCTGTCCTTCATCATCTTGAATCAAATAAGTCATCATACCGTGGAGTACTCCTACAGAGCCTTTAGCCATAGAAGCAGCATGTTTGTCCGTGTCTACTCCCAGCCCAGCTGCCTCAACTCCTATAAGTTTTACGGATTCATCTTCTACAAAAGGATAAAAAATACCCATAGAATTACTTCCACCTCCCACACATGCTATTATATAATCTGGAAGTCTTCCTTCTTTTTTCAACATCTGCTCCTTAGTTTCATCCCCTATCACCCTTTGAAAATCTCTTACCATAGTTGGATAAGGATGAGGCCCTACTACAGATCCCATTACATAAAAAGTATCTTCAATATTTTCCACCCATTTTCTAAGAGCTTCATTTACTGCATCTTTTAAAGTTTTGGTACCTGACTTTACAGGAACTACTTTTGCTCCTAATATCTCCATCCTAAGCACATTTAAAGATTGCCTCCTGCAGTCCTCTTCTCCCATATAGATAACACATTCCATTTGAAACATGGCAGCTCCTGTAGCCACTGCCACTCCATGCTGTCCTGCACCAGTTTCTGCTATTACCTTTTTCTTTCCCATTCTCTTTGCCAGAAGTATCTGTCCTAATACGTTGTTTATCTTGTGTGCACCGGTATGATTTAAATCTTCTCTCTTTAAATATATCTTTGCACCGCCTAAATTTTTAGTAAGATTCTCTGCATAATAAAGTGGAGTAGGTCTTCCTGAATACTCTTGCAAATAATACATGTACTCCTTCATAAATTCACTGTCCTGTTTTGCCTCATTAAAACTTTCTTCAAGTTCCATAAGTGCAGTCATAACTGTTTCAGGTACATATTGTCCTCCAAATTTGCCAAATCTTCCTGAATTTTCATATAATTTATTCACTTAATATTCCTCACTTTCTCAATAAACATTTTTATTTTATTTGAATCCTTATATTCCTGGCTTTCAACACCGCTAGAAACATCTACTATACTTGGATTAACTATATTCACTGCAGTTTCAACATTTTCTTCATTGATGCCTCCTGCCAATATTAAGTCCTTCCTAATCTTAATATCTCTTGCAATATCCCAATCAAAGCATTTCCCACTTCCAGCTGTCTTGTTGTCTAAAACTATTCCATCTGCGTATTTATAGTTCAAATTTAAAATATCTTCTCTACACTTTACTTTTAAAGCTTTCCAAATAGTAAATTCATTAAAATACTTCATATACTCTTCATCTTCTGAGCCATGAAATTGAATTACATCCAGTTCTAAAATTTTTGATGTGTTGTATACATATTCTAAAGTTTCATCTACAAAGACTCCTACACTTTTAATACCACTATCTAAATTTGCTATAAGCATTTTAGCCTGCTCTAAATTTACCTGTCTTTTACTTTTTGAAAATATAAGTCCTACATAATCCGGTTTATATTTATTCACACATTTAATATCCTCTTCTCTTCTGAGGCCGCATATCTTTACTTTAATCAATGTGTATTCACCTCCAATTATCTATTGAAAGTTATCCATTTTTATACTGTCTATGAATTTTTTAATACTGTTTATATCATCAATTTTTTTCATGAGTCCTTCTCCAATTAATACTCCATTTATAGGAAGACTTTTTATATATTTAAAATCCATACTTGTTTTTATTCCACTTTCTGAAACTACAGCAGTATGCTCCGGTATATAATTAATTAAATTTTCTGTATTTTTTAAATCCACAGTAAAATTTTCAAGATTTCTATTGTTTATTCCAATTATCTCCGGTTCTATTTCCAGTGCAATATCCAATTCACTTTTATTATGGACCTCTACAATACATTGAAGTCCTACGGAAGAAGCTATCTTATAAAACTTACCTAAATTTTGTTTTAAAATCCTTACTATTAGAAGTATGGCATCTGCCCCTAAAAGCTTTGACTCATATATCTGATATTCATCTACAATAAAATCTTTTCTCAGCACAGGTTTTGAAATAAACTCTTTGGCCTTCTTTAAATACTCATCCTTTCCCTTGAAATAATGCTGCTCAGTGAGCACAGATATAGCGTCTATATCCAATGTTTCATATATGCTGCATATATCTTCAATCTGAAATTTATGGGCTATTATACCTTTAGATGGAGATGCCCTTTTTATCTCCCCTATAATGGATATATTGTCCTTTATCAGAGCATCTTTAAAATTTCCAATTTCAAGTTCATCTATTCTACTAATTTCATTTATAATACTTTTTAGAGGTTTACTTTCCTTTTTAAGTTCCAGTTCCTTTCTCTTTACATCCACTATATCATCTAATATCATCCCATACACCTGCCTTAATTGCTATAATTTAAAATTTCCTCATACTTGGCATAAGCTTTTCCAGAGTCTATAATTTCATTAGCTCTTAAAATTCCTTCTTTTAAATCCCCCGCCTTTTTGCCTATATAAATTG
This window encodes:
- the glyA gene encoding serine hydroxymethyltransferase; amino-acid sequence: MDFSQLKNTDKAVYGIIEEEWERQKNGIELIASENFTSKSVMEAMGSFLTNKYAEGYPGKRYYGGCYIVDKAEDLARDRMKKLFNAEHVNVQPHSGSQANMAVYMSVLKPGDTVLGMSLNHGGHLTHGSKVSFSGKLYNFVSYGLNSHTEIIDYDEMRELALKHKPKMIVSGASAYPRKIDFKKIREICDEVGAYMMVDIAHIAGLVAAGKHESPVPYADFVTTTTHKTLRGPRGGAIICKEKYGAALDKTIFPGIQGGPLMHIIAAKAVCFGEALTDEYKQYIEQVIKNAKVLGEELVKYGFRLVSGGTDNHLLLVDLTNKNITGKDTEELLDKVNITVNKNAIPFDKLGPNITSGIRIGTPAVTTRGFKEEEMKKIAYLINKAVENRESDLSDIKKEVIELCTAFPLYK
- a CDS encoding threonine/serine exporter family protein, which codes for MNIDKIVNLAAHAGKIMLESGAEIYRVEETITRIGNSYSIFSIDAFVTLNVIIVSASNEYGETISVIKRVRHRTLNLEKISRVNTLSRNIKDNNYSLYKVEIKLCKIECSSPYSFKATLLFSGTATAFFCLAFGGNIKDSLVSFFIGLLINLTSRSLNFLRANEFFINILCGSIAALIALISIKYNIGSNRDTIIISSIMLLVPGLSITNAIRDTIAGDLISGISRGIEAFLVAVAIAIGTGVVLKLWFVIGGMTL
- a CDS encoding threonine/serine exporter family protein, whose product is MIINSIYILIATLSFSILGNVRGKNLIFSSLGGGFTWFFYLLSSHYLIYSSILCFFIASVFASIYSEIMARILKTPATTFIIYSIIPLVPGWGMYNTMLQSIQGHINESLSTGLNTLEIAGTIAVGIFLVSSIFKTAALFRRKLFKINQL
- the trpA gene encoding tryptophan synthase subunit alpha, whose protein sequence is MNRIDFKFEELKKQNKKALIPFVTAGDPSLKATVNIVLEMDKKGADIVEIGVPYSDPLADGPVIQSSSQRAIERGAKIKNIMETVKKIREKSDIPLVYLVYYNSIFKYGLEKFISEASASGINGIIIPDLPIEERGDIMDIAGKYEVHLIPLVAPTSKKRIKEIAGGGSGFIYCVSKNGVTGVGEQIKTDIKEYMELVGSYTKLPKALGFGISGPDMAREFKPYCDGIIIGSAIIDIIYKCRDEKEILNKVGTFISEVKKSLE
- the trpB gene encoding tryptophan synthase subunit beta, whose translation is MNKLYENSGRFGKFGGQYVPETVMTALMELEESFNEAKQDSEFMKEYMYYLQEYSGRPTPLYYAENLTKNLGGAKIYLKREDLNHTGAHKINNVLGQILLAKRMGKKKVIAETGAGQHGVAVATGAAMFQMECVIYMGEEDCRRQSLNVLRMEILGAKVVPVKSGTKTLKDAVNEALRKWVENIEDTFYVMGSVVGPHPYPTMVRDFQRVIGDETKEQMLKKEGRLPDYIIACVGGGSNSMGIFYPFVEDESVKLIGVEAAGLGVDTDKHAASMAKGSVGVLHGMMTYLIQDDEGQILPVYSISAGLDYPGVGPEHAYLKDTERAHYTYVTDQEALEAFAYLSKHEGIIPALESSHALAYTMKLAPKLTREEIIVVNISGRGDKDVNTIAELNIFE
- a CDS encoding phosphoribosylanthranilate isomerase is translated as MIKVKICGLRREEDIKCVNKYKPDYVGLIFSKSKRQVNLEQAKMLIANLDSGIKSVGVFVDETLEYVYNTSKILELDVIQFHGSEDEEYMKYFNEFTIWKALKVKCREDILNLNYKYADGIVLDNKTAGSGKCFDWDIARDIKIRKDLILAGGINEENVETAVNIVNPSIVDVSSGVESQEYKDSNKIKMFIEKVRNIK
- the trpC gene encoding indole-3-glycerol phosphate synthase TrpC gives rise to the protein MILDDIVDVKRKELELKKESKPLKSIINEISRIDELEIGNFKDALIKDNISIIGEIKRASPSKGIIAHKFQIEDICSIYETLDIDAISVLTEQHYFKGKDEYLKKAKEFISKPVLRKDFIVDEYQIYESKLLGADAILLIVRILKQNLGKFYKIASSVGLQCIVEVHNKSELDIALEIEPEIIGINNRNLENFTVDLKNTENLINYIPEHTAVVSESGIKTSMDFKYIKSLPINGVLIGEGLMKKIDDINSIKKFIDSIKMDNFQ